Proteins co-encoded in one Pseudochaenichthys georgianus chromosome 22, fPseGeo1.2, whole genome shotgun sequence genomic window:
- the LOC117467914 gene encoding protein yippee-like 5, translated as MGRIFLDHIGGTRLFSCANCDTILTNRSELISTRFTGATGRAFLFNKVVNLQYSEVQDRVMLTGRHMVRDVSCKNCNSKLGWIYEFATEDSQRYKEGRVILERALVRESEGFEEHVPSDNS; from the exons ATGGGGCGCATCTTCCTGGACCACATTGGCGGCACCCGCCTCTTCTCCTGTGCCAACTGTGACACCATCCTGACCAACAGGTCTGAGCTCATCTCAACACGcttcacaggagccacaggcAGAGCTTTCCTCTTCAACAAG GTGGTGAACCTCCAGTACAGCGAGGTGCAGGACAGAGTGATGCTAACCGGCAGACACATGGTGAGGGACGTCAGCTGCAAGAACTGCAACAGCAAGCTGGGTTGGATCTATGAGTTTGCTACTGAGGACAGTCAGCGGTACAAGGAGGGTCGTGTCATCCTGGAGAGGGCGCTGGTTAGGGAGAGTGAGGGCTTTGAGGAGCACGTACCCTCGGACAACTCATGA
- the lclat1 gene encoding lysocardiolipin acyltransferase 1, translated as MAVSVRGLYFVITLFLGSIFGSVFMLAPVLPLMLLSPAWYRWITDRLVATWLTLPVSLLELVFGVKVVITGDGFIPSERSVIIMNHRTRLDWMFLWCCLLRYSYLRLEKICLKAALKAVPGFGWAMQVACFVFIQRRWENDKKHMGNMLDYFCDIKEPLQLLLFPEGTDLTENTRAKSDAFAVQHKLPKFEYVLHPRSTGFTFIVDRLRKGGNLDAVHDITVAYPKNIPQTERHLILGLFPREIHFHVRRYPVASLPTASSDLESWCRDRWAEKEIRLRDFYSAQPRGFDREGVARVPPCKSELRVSLIKAASLLYWTSFIAFCFTGLWLWAPFRLYFLVIVGVFMAQQKLIGGVELLELACHQYWKSTAANKGEKSKVLDAKMQ; from the exons ATGGCTGTGTCAGTGCGGGGCCTGTACTTTGTGATCACCCTGTTTTTGGGGAGCATCTTTGGAAGTGTCTTCATGCTGGCTCCAGTTCTGCCCCTCATGCTGCTCTCTCCTGCCTGGTACCGCTGGATCACGGATCGCCTCGTCGCTACCTGGCTGACGCTGCCTGTG TCGTTGCTGGAGCTGGTGTTTGGGGTGAAGGTGGTGATTACGGGAGATGGCTTCATTCCGAGTGAGCGAAGTGTGATCATCATGAACCACCGCACCCGCCTGGACTGGATGTTCCTCTGGTGTTGTCTGCTCAGGTACAGCTACCTTCGTCTGGAGAAGATCTGCCTCAAGGCGGCCCTGAAGGCTGTGCCTGGCTTTG GCTGGGCCATGCAGGTAGCATGCTTCGTCTTTATTCAGCGTCGGTGGGAGAATGACAAGAAGCACATGGGGAACATGCTAGACTACTTCTGTGACATCAAAGAGCCCCTGCAGCTACTCCTGTTCCCCGAGGGCACAGACCTCACTG AAAATACAAGAGCAAAGAGTGATGCGTTTGCTGTCCAGCACAAGCTCCCGAAATTTGAGTATGTGTTGCATCCTCGCAGCACTGGATTCACCTTCATTGTGGACAGACTACGAAAAG GGGGCAACCTGGATGCCGTCCATGATATTACAGTGGCGTACCCCAAGAACATCCCTCAGACAGAACGCCACCTCATCCTGGGCCTTTTCCCCCGCGAGATCCACTTCCACGTCCGCCGCTACCCAGTGGCCTCCCTGCCCACCGCCTCGTCCGACCTGGAGTCTTGGTGTCGGGATCGCTGGGCCGAGAAGGAGATCCGCCTGCGAGACTTCTACTCCGCCCAGCCCCGGGGCTTCGACAGGGAAGGCGTCGCCCGTGTCCCGCCCTGTAAGTCTGAGCTGCGGGTGTCTCTGATCAAAGCCGCCTCACTGCTGTACTGGACCAGCTTCATCGCTTTCTGCTTCACTGGCCTGTGGCTCTGGGCCCCATTCAGGCTCTACTTCCTGGTTATAGTGGGAGTATTCATGGCCCAGCAGAAGCTGATTGGCGGGGTGGAGCTGCTGGAGTTAGCCTGCCATCAATACTGGAAGTCCACGGCTGCCAACAAGGGGGAGAAAAGTAAGGTGCTGGATGCGAAGATGCAGTGA